A window from Negativicoccus succinicivorans encodes these proteins:
- the rpsC gene encoding 30S ribosomal protein S3: protein MGQKVNPHGMRVGIIKDWDTKWYAEKDYAKLLIEDTKIRRFLKKHLFIAGISRIEIERTLKRIKLTIYTAKPGMVIGRGGAGIEDIKKAMTRFTTQEVDVNIKEVKSAELDATLVAENIASQLERRIAFRRAMKQAVGRTMRFGAKGIKVLLSGRLGGAEIARSEGYHEGSIPLHTLRANIDYGVATAQTTYGAIGVKVWIYKGEIMPGEMVNKDENVRENRGGKERRVGDRRNNRRGHRGGRNERGERRDNDRQPNNAERSEA, encoded by the coding sequence GTGGGTCAGAAAGTAAATCCCCATGGAATGCGTGTTGGCATCATCAAAGATTGGGATACCAAATGGTATGCCGAAAAAGATTATGCAAAGCTTTTGATTGAAGATACGAAGATTCGTCGCTTCCTGAAGAAACATCTCTTCATCGCAGGCATCTCGCGCATCGAAATCGAACGCACATTAAAGCGCATTAAATTAACGATCTATACGGCAAAACCGGGCATGGTCATTGGCCGCGGCGGCGCCGGTATCGAAGACATCAAAAAAGCCATGACTCGTTTTACGACGCAGGAAGTGGATGTCAATATTAAAGAAGTTAAAAGTGCGGAATTGGACGCAACCTTGGTTGCGGAAAACATCGCTTCTCAGCTGGAACGTCGTATTGCGTTCCGCCGTGCGATGAAACAGGCAGTCGGCCGTACCATGCGGTTCGGTGCTAAAGGTATCAAGGTTCTTTTGAGCGGCCGTTTGGGCGGCGCGGAAATTGCCCGTTCGGAAGGCTACCATGAAGGATCGATTCCACTGCACACATTACGTGCCAACATCGATTACGGTGTGGCAACGGCACAGACCACCTACGGTGCGATCGGTGTCAAAGTATGGATTTATAAAGGCGAAATCATGCCGGGCGAAATGGTGAACAAAGACGAAAATGTACGCGAGAACCGTGGCGGTAAAGAACGTCGAGTGGGCGATCGTCGTAACAACCGTCGAGGCCATCGCGGCGGCCGCAACGAACGCGGCGAACGTCGTGACAACGACCGGCAACCGAACAACGCAGAAAGGAGCGAAGCCTAA